TCCCACTAGAGGACTCTCCgctgaacacactgaagatgCTGTGCTCTCATAGACTCCCCTCTGGCCTCAGTCCCTTCATGGACGTCTCCTGGCCTGTACGCAGTCTGTGGCCAGAGGTCAGACCTCTGGTCTGCCAGCAGCATCTACTGTACAGAGACCTACAGGAGCTGATGGAcaaacttcaacacaacatcCCGGAGGAGAACAAGCCTTTacaaagcagagcagctctgcagccgCTCTCCTACCAGCTGGACAAAGAGGGACAGCACTTTGGCCTGATCCTGGACACTGAAGGCTTTTCTCCAGACGAGCTGTCTGTCAGGCAGGTGGGCAGGAAGCTGAGAGTCAGCgggaagacagagaagaaggaggaggacgggAAAGGCTCCTACTCTTACAGACTGCAGGAGTTCAGACGGGAGTTTGATCTG
This sequence is a window from Echeneis naucrates chromosome 12, fEcheNa1.1, whole genome shotgun sequence. Protein-coding genes within it:
- the LOC115052415 gene encoding heat shock protein 30-like, with product MLCSHRLPSGLSPFMDVSWPVRSLWPEVRPLVCQQHLLYRDLQELMDKLQHNIPEENKPLQSRAALQPLSYQLDKEGQHFGLILDTEGFSPDELSVRQVGRKLRVSGKTEKKEEDGKGSYSYRLQEFRREFDLPEGLNPEAVTCCLAPDGKLHIQAARAPCAEEAERELTIRRSLEEETQQSVCSHAEGSSTETHNSTQDKAQHMD